A genomic stretch from Asterias rubens chromosome 7, eAstRub1.3, whole genome shotgun sequence includes:
- the LOC117292397 gene encoding perlucin-like protein translates to MQRIGIVLSSCPTGWVKWRESCYILLPDKMNWMQADAICKRPGSNLVVPDSREENHFIYEWAVKESVGMWIGCTDVVQEGVWLCGGQPARILRVVSTLNYNGVR, encoded by the coding sequence ATGCAACGCATTGGTATCGTCCTCTCCTCGTGTCCAACTGGCTGGGTAAAATGGCGTGAGTCTTGCTACATCTTACTCCCTGATAAGATGAACTGGATGCAAGCCGATGCGATATGCAAGCGACCAGGGAGCAACCTCGTAGTGCCTGATTCAAGAGAAGAAAACCACTTCATCTACGAATGGGCAGTGAAAGAGAGCGTTGGTATGTGGATCGGCTGCACAGATGTTGTTCAAGAAGGAGTTTGGTTGTGTGGAGGTCAGCCTGCAAGGATATTGAGGGTTGTGTCTACTTTGAACTATAACGGTGTCCGTTAG